A genomic region of Echeneis naucrates chromosome 24, fEcheNa1.1, whole genome shotgun sequence contains the following coding sequences:
- the rsph3 gene encoding radial spoke head protein 3 homolog — protein sequence MAFVSHREPNGTYTFSSRPRPVETRAKYREPPAQQPQSNYGNIMYDRRVVRGNTYAQHIIPTTAQVDPGEIQRQQEIRRRAIARRRAREQFRPKTPEALQGRKHIDVQTDVYLEELSDVIVTTDIECQTDDFLDRPATPLFIPAKSGKDAETQIEDGELFDFDSEVQPMLEVLVGKTIEQSLLEVMEEEELACLKAQQRAFEEMRNAELAEVHRLQEQERRRCEEKERRIAQQKEVLKKERETAEKIAARAYTQQYLANLLPAVFTSLRSHGYLYDPVERDIETNFFPWLMDEVYNNLEKRYTARELLDTIIHDVAQRRLELGQGV from the exons ATGGCTTTTGTTTCGCACCGAGAACCAAACGGAACCTACACCTTCTCCAGCCGCCCCAGGCCGGTGGAGACCCGGGCCAAGTACCGAGAGCCTCCGGCCCAACA ACCACAGAGCAATTATGGAAATATTATGTATGACCGTCGTGTTGTCAGAGGAAACACTTATGCTCAACACATCATACCGACT ACGGCTCAAGTAGACCCTGGTGAAATACAGAGACAACAGGAGATCAGGAGGAGAGCCATTGCTCGAAGACGTGCCAGAGAACAGTTCAGACCCAAGACCCCCGAAGCCCTGCAAGGCAGAAAACACATTGATGTACAAACTG acGTTTATCTTGAAGAATTGAGTGATGTTATAGTGACTACAGACATTGAATGCCAAACGGACGATTTCTTAGACAGACCAGCAACCCCACTCTTCATACCTGCCAAATCTGGAAAAGATGCTGAAACCCAGATAGAGGACGGAGAG TTGTTTGACTTTGACAGTGAGGTGCAGCCGATGTTGGAGGTACTGGTGGGAAAGACAATAGAACAGTCTTTGCTTGAagtgatggaggaagaagagctgGCCTGTCTGAAGGCCCAGCAGAGGGCTTTTGAAGAGATGCGAAATGCTGAACTTGCAGAAGTGCACCGGCTTCAGGAGCAGGAGAGACGCCGCTGTGAAGAGAAA GAGCGTCGAATTGCCCAGCAGAAGGAGGtgctgaagaaagaaagagagactgcAGAGAAGATTGCTGCTCGGGCATATACCCAGCAGTACTTGGCTAACCTTCTACCTGCAGTCTTCACTTCACTGAGAAGCCACGGCTACCTCTATGACCCTGTGGAAAGAG ATATCGAGACCAATTTCTTCCCCTGGCTGATGGACGAGGTTTACAACAACTTAGAGAAGCGATACACAGCAAGAGAGCTGCTGGACA CTATTATCCATGATGTCGCCCAGAGGAGACTGGAATTGGGCCAAGGAGTGTGA